One segment of Ricinus communis isolate WT05 ecotype wild-type chromosome 8, ASM1957865v1, whole genome shotgun sequence DNA contains the following:
- the LOC8286027 gene encoding auxin response factor 4 isoform X1: MEIDLNHAVTEVEKNNNAFYTNNGDSSSSSCSSNSSQSPVTSSIYLELWHACAGPLTSLPKKGNVVVYFPQGHLEQVAPSSPFSPMEMPTFDLQPQIFCKVVNVQLLANKENDEVYTQLALLPQPELVGPNLEVKELEELGVDEEGGGGLPAKSTPHMFCKTLTASDTSTHGGFSVPRRAAEDCFPPLDYKQQRPSQELVAKDLHGVEWRFRHIYRGQPRRHLLTTGWSIFVSQKNLVSGDAVLFLRGEDGELRLGIRRAVRPRNGLPDSVIGKQNSYPSVLSVVANAISTKSMFNVLYSPRASHADFVVPYKKYMKSIMNPVCIGTRFKMRFEMDDSPERRCSGVVTGISDLNPYRWPNSKWRCLMVRWDEDIGNDHQERVSPWEIDPSVSLPPLSIQSSPRLKKLRTSLQATLPDNPITGGGGFLDFEESGRSSKVLQGQENVGFVSPLYGCDTMNRPPDFEMRSPVHQNLVSTGREKANIGEITRTRPTTYTGFAETDRFPKVLQGQEICPLRSLTSKGDFNLGAWVKRNVGCGSFNMYQAPRRNFYPLGPESLQNVYFPYGDVYKTGQDARMRSYATNFPRENFQFGAPSIQAGVSRDEVGKPNQLSDLKTQEPGSASPALGVNLRSQKDNSFGGTSSGCKLFGFSLTAESPNPNSQNSGKRSCTKVHKQGSLVGRAIDLSRLNGYSDLLSELERLFSMEGLLQDPNKGWRILYTDSENDVMVVGDDPWHEFCNVVSKIHIYTQEEVEKMTIGVIGDDTQSCLDQAHVVMEASKSSSVGQPDSSPQ; this comes from the exons ATGGAAATTGATCTGAACCATGCAGTGACTGAGGTGGAGAAGAATAACAATGCATTTTATACTAACAATGGGGATTCTAGTTCCTCTTCATGTTCTTCTAATTCATCTCAGTCTCCTGTTACTTCTTCAATTTACTTGGAGCTTTGGCATGCTTGTGCTGGTCCTCTCACCTCACTTCCCAAGAAAGGGAATGTGGTTGTTTACTTCCCTCAAGGCCACCTGGAACAAGTTGCtccttcttctcctttctcTCCTATGGAAATGCCTACCTTCGATCTCCAACCACAAATCTTTTGCAAAGTTGTAAATGTACAACTCCTT GCTAATAAGGAGAATGATGAGGTCTACACTCAACTTGCTTTGCTTCCTCAACCAGAG TTGGTAGGCCCAAATTTAGAGGTAAAGGAGCTCGAAGAGTTAGGTGTCGATGAAGAGGGTGGAGGTGGATTACCAGCAAAATCAACCCCTCATATGTTTTGCAAAACACTCACAGCTTCTGATACTAGTACCCATGGAGGGTTCTCTGTTCCCCGTAGAGCTGCTGAAGACTGTTTCCCTCCTCTG GATTACAAACAGCAGAGGCCCTCTCAAGAGCTTGTGGCCAAAGACCTGCATGGAGTAGAGTGGAGGTTTCGGCATATTTATAGAG GTCAACCAAGAAGGCATCTGCTTACTACTGGGTGGAgtatttttgtgagtcaaaagaATCTTGTTTCAGGGGACGCAGTGCTATTTCTGAG GGGTGAAGATGGAGAGCTGAGATTGGGAATTAGAAGAGCTGTTCGGCCCAGAAATGGTCTTCCTGATTCAGTTATTGGCAAGCAAAATTCGTATCCCAGTGTTCTTTCTGTGGTGGCTAATGCAATATCCACCAAGAGCATGTTTAATGTTTTGTACAGTCCAAG GGCTAGTCATGCAGACTTTGTTGTACCTTACAAAAAGTACATGAAGAGCATCATGAATCCAGTGTGCATTGGGACAAGATTCAAGATGAGATTTGAAATGGATGACTCACCAGAGAGAAG GTGCAGTGGTGTTGTCACGGGAATAAGTGACTTGAATCCTTATAGATGGCCTAACTCCAAGTGGAGATGCTTAATG GTGAGGTGGGATGAAGATATTGGCAATGATCATCAAGAACGAGTTTCTCCGTGGGAGATTGATCCTTCTGTTTCACTACCACCTTTGAGCATTCAGTCTTCACCAAGGCTGAAGAAACTGCGGACTAGTCTGCAGGCAACCCTACCTGATAACCCCATAACTG GAGGGGGTGGGTTTTTAGACTTTGAGGAGTCAGGAAGATCCTCTAAGGTCTTGCAAGGTCAAGAAAATGTAGGTTTTGTGTCACCCTTGTATGGTTGTGACACAATGAACCGCCCACCGGATTTTGAGATGCGATCCCCAGTGCATCAAAATCTTGTGTCAACTGGAAGAGAAAAGGCTAATATTGGCGAGATAACGAGGACTCGCCCCACTACATATACAGGCTTTGCGGAAACTGATAGGTTTCCGAAGGTCTTGCAAGGTCAAGAAATATGTCCACTGAGATCACTGACTAGTAAAGGTGATTTTAACCTGGGTGCTTGGGTTAAACGCAATGTTGGATGTGGTTCTTTCAACATGTATCAAGCACCCAGACGCAACTTCTACCCACTAGGGCCAGAAAGCCTTCAAAACGTGTATTTTCCTTATGGTGATGTATACAAAACTGGCCAAGATGCTAGAATGCGCTCTTATGCGACTAACTTCCCAAGAGAAAATTTCCAATTTGGTGCACCTTCTATCCAGGCTGGTGTTAGTAGAGATGAAGTTGGAAAGCCAAATCAACTGAGTGATCTTAAGACTCAGGAACCTGGTTCTGCTTCACCTGCTTTAGGGGTAAATCTAAGAAGCCAAAAGGACAACTCTTTTGGTGGGACTTCTAGTGGATGTAAGCTGTTTGGATTCTCTCTGACTGCAGAATCACCAAATCCAAACTCGCAAAACTCTGGTAAGCGGAGTTGTACAAAG GTTCACAAGCAAGGCAGCTTGGTTGGAAGAGCTATTGATCTATCAAGACTGAATGGCTACAGTGACCTGTTAAGTGAACTTGAGAGATTATTTAGCATGGAAGGTCTTCTGCAAGATCCTAACAAAGGATGGCGCATCTTGTATACTGACAGTGAGAATGATGTAATGGTTGTTGGTGATGACCCGTGGCA TGAGTTCTGTAACGTGGTATCCAAGATCCACATATATACCCAAGAAGAAGTGGAGAAGATGACCATTGGAGTGATTGGTGATGATACTCAAAGCTGCTTGGATCAAGCACATGTTGTAATGGAAGCATCAAAGTCTTCATCAGTGGGCCAGCCAGACTCTTCTCCACAGTAA
- the LOC8286027 gene encoding auxin response factor 4 isoform X2 yields the protein MEIDLNHAVTEVEKNNNAFYTNNGDSSSSSCSSNSSQSPVTSSIYLELWHACAGPLTSLPKKGNVVVYFPQGHLEQVAPSSPFSPMEMPTFDLQPQIFCKVVNVQLLANKENDEVYTQLALLPQPELVGPNLEVKELEELGVDEEGGGGLPAKSTPHMFCKTLTASDTSTHGGFSVPRRAAEDCFPPLDYKQQRPSQELVAKDLHGVEWRFRHIYRGQPRRHLLTTGWSIFVSQKNLVSGDAVLFLRGEDGELRLGIRRAVRPRNGLPDSVIGKQNSYPSVLSVVANAISTKSMFNVLYSPRASHADFVVPYKKYMKSIMNPVCIGTRFKMRFEMDDSPERRCSGVVTGISDLNPYRWPNSKWRCLMVRWDEDIGNDHQERVSPWEIDPSVSLPPLSIQSSPRLKKLRTSLQATLPDNPITGGGGFLDFEESGRSSKVLQGQENVGFVSPLYGCDTMNRPPDFEMRSPVHQNLVSTGREKANIGEITRTRPTTYTGFAETDRFPKVLQGQEICPLRSLTSKGDFNLGAWVKRNVGCGSFNMYQAPRRNFYPLGPESLQNVYFPYGDVYKTGQDARMRSYATNFPRENFQFGAPSIQAGVSRDEVGKPNQLSDLKTQEPGSASPALGVNLRSQKDNSFGGTSSGCKLFGFSLTAESPNPNSQNSVA from the exons ATGGAAATTGATCTGAACCATGCAGTGACTGAGGTGGAGAAGAATAACAATGCATTTTATACTAACAATGGGGATTCTAGTTCCTCTTCATGTTCTTCTAATTCATCTCAGTCTCCTGTTACTTCTTCAATTTACTTGGAGCTTTGGCATGCTTGTGCTGGTCCTCTCACCTCACTTCCCAAGAAAGGGAATGTGGTTGTTTACTTCCCTCAAGGCCACCTGGAACAAGTTGCtccttcttctcctttctcTCCTATGGAAATGCCTACCTTCGATCTCCAACCACAAATCTTTTGCAAAGTTGTAAATGTACAACTCCTT GCTAATAAGGAGAATGATGAGGTCTACACTCAACTTGCTTTGCTTCCTCAACCAGAG TTGGTAGGCCCAAATTTAGAGGTAAAGGAGCTCGAAGAGTTAGGTGTCGATGAAGAGGGTGGAGGTGGATTACCAGCAAAATCAACCCCTCATATGTTTTGCAAAACACTCACAGCTTCTGATACTAGTACCCATGGAGGGTTCTCTGTTCCCCGTAGAGCTGCTGAAGACTGTTTCCCTCCTCTG GATTACAAACAGCAGAGGCCCTCTCAAGAGCTTGTGGCCAAAGACCTGCATGGAGTAGAGTGGAGGTTTCGGCATATTTATAGAG GTCAACCAAGAAGGCATCTGCTTACTACTGGGTGGAgtatttttgtgagtcaaaagaATCTTGTTTCAGGGGACGCAGTGCTATTTCTGAG GGGTGAAGATGGAGAGCTGAGATTGGGAATTAGAAGAGCTGTTCGGCCCAGAAATGGTCTTCCTGATTCAGTTATTGGCAAGCAAAATTCGTATCCCAGTGTTCTTTCTGTGGTGGCTAATGCAATATCCACCAAGAGCATGTTTAATGTTTTGTACAGTCCAAG GGCTAGTCATGCAGACTTTGTTGTACCTTACAAAAAGTACATGAAGAGCATCATGAATCCAGTGTGCATTGGGACAAGATTCAAGATGAGATTTGAAATGGATGACTCACCAGAGAGAAG GTGCAGTGGTGTTGTCACGGGAATAAGTGACTTGAATCCTTATAGATGGCCTAACTCCAAGTGGAGATGCTTAATG GTGAGGTGGGATGAAGATATTGGCAATGATCATCAAGAACGAGTTTCTCCGTGGGAGATTGATCCTTCTGTTTCACTACCACCTTTGAGCATTCAGTCTTCACCAAGGCTGAAGAAACTGCGGACTAGTCTGCAGGCAACCCTACCTGATAACCCCATAACTG GAGGGGGTGGGTTTTTAGACTTTGAGGAGTCAGGAAGATCCTCTAAGGTCTTGCAAGGTCAAGAAAATGTAGGTTTTGTGTCACCCTTGTATGGTTGTGACACAATGAACCGCCCACCGGATTTTGAGATGCGATCCCCAGTGCATCAAAATCTTGTGTCAACTGGAAGAGAAAAGGCTAATATTGGCGAGATAACGAGGACTCGCCCCACTACATATACAGGCTTTGCGGAAACTGATAGGTTTCCGAAGGTCTTGCAAGGTCAAGAAATATGTCCACTGAGATCACTGACTAGTAAAGGTGATTTTAACCTGGGTGCTTGGGTTAAACGCAATGTTGGATGTGGTTCTTTCAACATGTATCAAGCACCCAGACGCAACTTCTACCCACTAGGGCCAGAAAGCCTTCAAAACGTGTATTTTCCTTATGGTGATGTATACAAAACTGGCCAAGATGCTAGAATGCGCTCTTATGCGACTAACTTCCCAAGAGAAAATTTCCAATTTGGTGCACCTTCTATCCAGGCTGGTGTTAGTAGAGATGAAGTTGGAAAGCCAAATCAACTGAGTGATCTTAAGACTCAGGAACCTGGTTCTGCTTCACCTGCTTTAGGGGTAAATCTAAGAAGCCAAAAGGACAACTCTTTTGGTGGGACTTCTAGTGGATGTAAGCTGTTTGGATTCTCTCTGACTGCAGAATCACCAAATCCAAACTCGCAAAACTCTG TTGCATGA